From a single Brassica napus cultivar Da-Ae chromosome C9, Da-Ae, whole genome shotgun sequence genomic region:
- the LOC125575197 gene encoding disease resistance protein RML1A-like — translation MIEKIANDVSDKLNATPSNDFDGMVELEAHLEKLKSLLHLEKDGAMIVGISGPAGIGKTTIVRALYNQLSSNFPLRYFMENVRGIYRRIDCDLHGLKLHLQEQLLSKILNQDGMKIFHSDVVYERLQNQKVLIILDDVDHLEQLDTLARDVSWFGHGSGIIVTTEDQEILRQHGIKSTYHVNLPSNEEALGIFSRYVFRKRTPANGFKYFSERVVELCGNLPLGLRVVGSSLRGKNEDEWDVVVHRLETSLARDIERVLRVGYDSLHENDQILFLYIAIFFNYKDTDHVKTMLSSTHVDERHGLKTLVNKSLKDISSKGKVCTSCYNKWVDRRYIDKSLGNVKS, via the coding sequence ATGATTGAGAAAATTGCAAATGATGTTTCAGACAAACTAAATGCTACACCATCTAACGATTTTGATGGCATGGTGGAACTTGAAGCTCATTTGGAAAAATTGAAGTCTTTGTTGCATTTGGAAAAAGATGGAGCTATGATAGTTGGAATCTCTGGTCCTGCTGGAATTGGTAAAACTACCATTGTGAGGGCTTTATACAACCAACTCTCTAGCAATTTTCCGCTTAGATATTTTATGGAAAATGTGAGGGGGATTTATAGGAGAATTGATTGTGATCTACATGGTCTAAAACTGCATTTACAAGAACAGCTTCTTTCCAAGATTTTGAACCAAGATGGAATGAAGATTTTTCACTCAGATGTGGTATACGAAAGGTTACAAAACCAAAAGGTTCTTATCATTCTTGATGATGTGGATCATCTAGAGCAGTTAGATACTTTGGCTAGAGATGTATCTTGGTTTGGTCATGGTAGTGGGATTATTGTGACTACGGAAGATCAAGAGATCTTGAGGCAGCATGGTATCAAAAGTACATACCATGTGAATCTTCCATCTAATGAAGAAGCGCTTGGCATCTTTTCCAGGTATGTTTTCAGAAAAAGAACTCCAGCTAAtggtttcaaatatttttctgaaaggGTAGTCGAGTTATGTGGTAATCTTCCATTGGGTCTCCGTGTTGTGGGTTCATCTTTACGTGGGAAAAATGAGGATGAGTGGGATGTTGTAGTGCATAGGCTAGAAACAAGTCTTGCTCGAGATATCGAAAGAGTACTAAGAGTCGGCTATGATAGCTTACATGAGAATGATCAAATTTTATTTCTCTACATTGCAATCTTCTTCAACTACAAAGACACTGATCATGTGAAAACCATGCTTTCTAGCACTCATGTGGATGAAAGACATGGGTTAAAAACACTAGTCAATAAATCTCTCAAGGATATATCTTCCAAAGGTAAAGTATGCACAAGTTGCTACAACAAGTGGGTAGACAGGCGATACATAGACAAGAGCCTTGGAAACGTCAAATCTTAA
- the LOC106394315 gene encoding disease resistance protein RML1A-like, whose translation MLSKGCRIFDSSMYIKDGMIKTIEYIPEDMEFPPRLRLLHWDAYPSKSLPPKFYPEHLVELNMQESQLEKLWEGTPRLTNLKKMELMESWHLKELPDLSNATKLERLDLAWCQSLVEIPFSFSNLHKLKVLAMFACSKLQVLPSTMNLASLKVVNMAGCSRLRKFPDFSTNISSLKLSNTLVEQVPASIQHWTRLRFLELSYNGKLKTLKNVLEGVSHLNLSYSGIENVSDCIKALQGLQHLNLSGCRKLATLPEFPPQLMFLSANDCESLKSVSCHFHTPNAQLNFTNCFELSQQQQRAIIQQSFLTERKYRLVTDNRMIIFSLRMPKIKVFL comes from the exons ATGCTTTCAAAAGGATGCCGAATCTTCGATTCCTCAATGTACATAAAAGATGGCATGATAAAAACGATAGAGTATATACCTGAGGACATGGAATTTCCACCTCGTTTAAGGTTACTACATTGGGATGCATACCCAAGCAAGAGTCTTCCTCCTAAATTCTATCCAGAACATCTTGTGGAACTCAATATGCAAGAAAGCCAGCTGGAAAAGCTCTGGGAAGGAACTCCG CGATTAacaaatctgaagaagatggagctGATGGAATCATGGCATTTGAAGGAACTCCCAGATCTTTCAAACGCTACAAAACTCGAGAGATTGGATCTGGCTTGGTGCCAGAGTTTGGTAGAGATTCCATTTTCTTTCTCGAATCTTCACAAACTAAAGGTGTTGGCCATGTTTGCTTGCTCTAAGCTGCAAGTCTTACCAAGCACCATGAATTTGGCATCTCTTAAAGTTGTCAACATGGCTGGATGCTCACGGCTGAGGAAGTTTCCAGATTTTTCCACAAACATCTCATCACTCAAACTATCAAACACCTTGGTTGAACAAGTGCCTGCATCGATTCAGCATTGGACTCGTCTTCGGTTTCTTGAGCTAAGCTACAATGGGAAGCTCAAGACCTTAAAGAATGTCCTCGAAGGCGTATCTCATCTAAACCTAAGCTACAGCGGGATCGAGAATGTTTCGGATTGCATCAAAGCGCTTCAGGGTCTTCAACATCTTAATCTTTCTGGCTGCAGAAAACTCGCGACGTTGCCTGAGTTCCCTCCTCAGCTTATGTTCCTATCTGCAAACGACTGTGAATCGCTGAAGAGTGTTTCTTGTCACTTTCACACTCCAAATGCACAGCTTAACTTCACCAACTGCTTCGAATTGAGTCAACAACAACAGCGAGCGATTATCCAACAATCGTTTCTAACGGAGCGGAAGTACCGTTTAGTAACCGATAACAGGATGATCATATTTAGTCTGAGAATGCCTAAGATCAAAGTCTTCTTGTGA